A window from Chrysemys picta bellii isolate R12L10 chromosome 2, ASM1138683v2, whole genome shotgun sequence encodes these proteins:
- the TMPPE gene encoding transmembrane protein with metallophosphoesterase domain — protein sequence MISFKQLPLEAKAAGAAGVVFFSMMISRTFLAEQLEFGTQRWLRRLQMALFVNALMLIGSLYIWRCIVTTFYRLSAANSYCFMPWKIAVLMFLGLAHSSFFTLLFLVAEEPYFFSLASYTCLGAYIILIFFLFTLGSVEQVYKLLVSRGAKTSGINKSSKAVMKPVLAVMVTVALTAVGLLNASQPPAVTSVVIPLHKLPSSMDGLKVVLLSDIHLGPTVGKTKLAMVVQMVKALKPDITVIVGDLSDSEVMAIRPAVEPLSELNSPLGNFFVTGNHEYYTSDVNSWFELLKSFNIHPLHNENVKISSPRSSNDWFCLAGVDDIEAQVLHYSGHGMDLKKALVDCSTDHAIVLLAHQPLAAKWALQDRPDINLILSGHTHGGQIFPLNAGAYLLNPFFVGLYKVGQSTFVYVSPGTMYYGIPMRLGSRAEITEIILRSP from the coding sequence ATGATTTCCTTCAAGCAATTGCCGCTTGAAGcaaaggctgcaggggctgctggAGTTGTCTTCTTCTCCATGATGATATCCCGGACCTTCCTGGCAGAGCAACTTGAGTTTGGCACACAGAGGTGGCTGCGGAGATTACAGATGGCATTGTTTGTTAATGCGCTGATGCTCATAGGTTCTCTTTACATCTGGAGATGTATAgtgaccacattctacaggcttTCAGCTGCTAACTCCTATTGTTTCATGCCATGGAAAATAGCTGTGCTAATGTTTCTAGGTTTGGCACACTCTAGCTTTTTTACATTGCTGTTTCTTGTTGCAGAAGAGCCCTATTTCTTTTCCTTAGCTTCTTACACATGTCTAGGAGCCTATATAatccttattttctttctcttcacTCTGGGCTCTGTAGAGCAAGTTTATAAACTCTTGGTCAGCAGAGGTGCTAAGACAAGTGGTATCAATAAGAGTAGTAAAGCTGTCATGAAACCTGTTTTGGCTGTTATGGTGACAGTTGCACTGACTGCTGTTGGGTTGTTGAATGCTTCCCAGCCTCCTGCTGTGACCTCAGTGGTGATTCCTCTTCACAAACTGCCTTCGTCCATGGACGGCCTGAAGGTGGTGTTGCTATCAGATATTCATCTGGGACCCACTGTAGGGAAGACTAAACTTGCAATGGTTGTGCAGATGGTCAAAGCTTTAAAACCCGATATCACTGTGATTGTAGGTGATCTGTCAGATTCTGAAGTGATGGCCATCCGACCTGCTGTCGAACCTCTTAGTGAGCTTAATTCCCCATTGGGAAATTTTTTTGTCACTGGAAACCATGAGTATTATACTTCTGATGTCAACAGCTGGTTTGAATTACTGAAGTCATTTAACATTCATCCACTCCACAATGAGAATGTGAAGATCTCTTCTCCAAGGAGCAGCAATGATTGGTTCTGTCTGGCTGGGGTTGATGATATTGAGGCTCAGGTGTTGCACTATTCTGGGCATggcatggatttaaaaaaagcCCTAGTTGACTGCAGTACTGATCATGCAATAGTACTTCTGGCTCATCAACCACTGGCTGCAAAATGGGCTCTCCAAGATCGGCCAGACATAAATTTGATCCTTTCTGGCCACACTCATGGTGGGCAAATATTCCCTCTGAATGCTGGTGCCTATTTGCTGAATCCCTTCTTTGTTGGCTTGTATAAAGTTGGACAGAGCACTTTCGTATATGTCAGCCCGGGGACTATGTATTATGGAATTCCAATGAGGCTGGGCAGCAGAGCTGAAATAACGGAGATCATCCTGCGCTCTCCCTGA